A stretch of Telopea speciosissima isolate NSW1024214 ecotype Mountain lineage chromosome 11, Tspe_v1, whole genome shotgun sequence DNA encodes these proteins:
- the LOC122645058 gene encoding kinesin-like protein KIN-10C has protein sequence MEIHTELTDAGTMARSPASQKPLPSKVRVIARLRPFLPSEIAARGGNSAPCISALDPDCGSGEEVVVHLKDHESSRKECYKLDSFFSQENDNVTQIFHKEVSPLINGIFGGFNSTIFAYGATGSGKTYTMQGSEELPGLMPLAMSTVLSMCKNTGSSVEISYYEIYMDRCFDLFEPKAKEISLLEDKDGQVQLRGLSRVPVSSMFEFHQIFASGIQSRKVAHTSLNDISSRSHGVLVIFISSASEDGSKALVRGKLNLIDLAGNEDNRRTYNEGIRLQESAKINQSLFALSNVIYALNNNKARVPYRESKLTRILQDSLGGMSSCLMVVCLNPGEYQESVHTISLAARSRQISNYFSSDKKQDTPKEKVDMEAKLQAWLESKGKTKSVQRTVAPCSPFSIKTPSYMSSFKRTKLHQTPSKGKATGIQRESASKERNLCNSGALVAPSMEVVQAMENHQLTDLIKEADMGLKTTEECLEGSDATRSMLSVLESVTLPGETSDKVKKTTMPSFNTVGSSPNRKPLGKDDNISATIPSTNSLGSPPTNDRIRELQNSIRKILSPINPNINTKTLEDLSSKDRVCLVFFEPTTPKTPYPITYDSNGVQITGTPLDKFNARSSNLKSSLVQEYLAFLNSARREELLELKGIGQKRADYIIQIRETSPFQSLCDLEKMGLSSKQAHDIFRRAARGIFN, from the exons ATGGAAATCCATACAGAACTCACCGACGCCGGCACAATGGCCAGATCTCCGGCTTCCCAGAAACCCTTGCCGTCTAAAGTCAGGGTAATAGCAAGGTTACGCCCATTTCTCCCCTCTGAAATCGCTGCCAGAGGTGGAAATTCAGCCCCATGCATCTCCGCTCTCGATCCAGATTGTGGGTCTGGCGAAGAAGTTGTCGTTCATCTCAAAGATCACGAGTCCAG CCGGAAGGAATGTTATAAGTTAGATTCGTTCTTCAGTCAAGAGAACGACAATGTGACTCAGATCTTCCACAAAGAAGTCAGCCCTTTGATCAATGGGATTTTTGGTGGCTTCAATTCTACTATTTTTGCTTATGGCGCAACTGGGAGCGGAAAGACTTACACGATGCAG GGATCTGAAGAGCTACCGGGTCTCATGCCTCTGGCCATGTCAACAGTTCTCTCTATGTGCAAGAATACTGGAAGTTCAGTAGAAATTTCTTACTACGAAATATACATGGACAGGTGTTTTGATCTTTTCGAACCCAAAGCCAAAGAGATTTCTCTGTTGGAGGACAAGGATGGGCAAGTTCAACTCAGGGGACTTTCCAGGGTACCTGTAAGCTCAATGTTTGAGTTCCATCAAATTTTTGCTTCTGGAATCCAAAGCCGCAAAGTTGCGCACACAAGTCTTAATGACATCTCAAGTAGAAGCCATGGAGTGCTTgtgatttttatttcttcagCTTCAGAGGATGGTTCTAAGGCTCTTGTTAGAGGGAAGCTGAACCTCATAGATTTGGCAG GAAATGAAGACAATAGGAGGACCTACAATGAGGGAATTCGTCTACAAGAGAGCGCAAAAATCAACCAGTCCCTTTTTGCCTTGTCTAATGTCATCTACGCTCTCAACAACAATAAAGCCAGAGTACCATATCGCGAAAGCAAACTGACCCGGATATTGCAGGACTCTCTTGGAGGGATGAGTAGTTGTTTGATGGTTGTTTGTCTG aATCCAGGAGAGTACCAGGAATCAGTTCACACTATTAGCTTAGCAGCTCGATCGCGTCagatttcaaattatttttcttcaGATAAAAAACAAGATACTCCAAAGGAGAAAGTTGACATGGAAGCAAAGCTACAGGCTTGGCTAGAATCAAAAGGAAAGACAAAGAGTGTACAAAGAACAGTGGCACCTTGTTCTCCATTTTCAATCAAAACTCCCAGTTATATGAGTTCTTTTAAGAGAACCAAGCTGCATCAAACTCCTTCAAAAGGAAAGGCTACTGGCATTCAAAGAGAATCAGCTTCCAAAGAGAG AAACCTATGCAATTCTGGAGCTCTAGTTGCACCTTCAATGGAGGTAGTGCAAGCAATGGAAAATCATCAATTAACAGATTTAATTAAAGAAGCA GACATGGGCCTTAAGACAACGGAGGAATGCTTAGAAGGCAGTGATGCTACAAGAAGCATGCTCAGTGTTCTAGAATCAGTAACTTTACCTG GTGAGACTTCAGACAAAGTAAAGAAGACAACCATGCCATCTTTCAACACTGTGGGATCATCACCAAATC GTAAACCTTTGGGCAAGGATGATAACATAAGTGCAACCATCCCATCTACCAACTCTCTAGGATCGCCACCAACTAATGATAGGATCAGAGAACTACAAAATTCTATAAGaaaaattctttctcccatCAACCCCAATATAAACACTAAAACCCTTGAAGACCTCTCATCCAAAGACAGAGTATGTTTAGTTTTCTTTGAGCCCACGACTCCTAAAACACCTTATCCTATAACCTATGATAGCAATGGAGTTCAAATAACTGGCACTCCACTTGATAAGTTCAATGCACGGAGTTCCAATTTGAAG AGTTCCCTTGTTCAAGAGTACCTTGCATTCTTGAACTCTGCCAGAAG AGAAGAACTATTGGAGCTAAAG GGgattggacagaaaagagcaGATTATATAATCCAGATCAGAGAAACAAGCCCTTTTCAATCG TTGTGCGACTTGGAGAAGATGGGCCTTTCATCCAAGCAG GCCCATGATATCTTTAGGAGAGCAGCAAGAGGAATCTTTAACTAA